One genomic window of Quercus robur chromosome 6, dhQueRobu3.1, whole genome shotgun sequence includes the following:
- the LOC126733160 gene encoding uncharacterized protein LOC126733160 isoform X2 has translation MDRSETEREEEAESQRQVKVAKGKSCKGYLYFSSSLKSKARNPRCIGISRALQQVPGYIVGQTETEASKEGRDLTDFNYGCVGYSVYLDRIGKDRVADNQGPKAEMPVCVGLEILVDRRLSADEPAPASAPAHIHNREEDGRELPQPRRHRPAHSVGDDFLSRFTRNANLVASGVARNVRRVGNSIKETLDDVLYPYRKRPK, from the exons ATGGATAGGAGtgaaacagagagagaagaagaggcCGAAAGCCAAAGGCAAGTGAAAGTAGCAAAAGGAAAGTCATGCAAGGGATATTTGtatttctcttcctctctcaaaTCCAAAGCTCGCAACCCTCGCTGCATCGGCATCTCTCGCGCCCTCCAACAAG TACCTGGCTACATTGTCGGACAAACGGAGACAGAAGCTTCCAAAGAAGGAAGAGATCTTACCGATTTTAATTACGGTTGTGTTGGTTACTCTGTCTATTTGGATAGGATTGGAAAAGACCGTGTAGCTGATAACCAAGGGCCAAAAGCAGAAATGCCAGTCTGTGTTGGCCTTGAG attttggtggacagAAGACTGTCTGCTGATGAACCTGCTCCAGCTTCTGCTCCTGCTCATATTCATAATAGAGAAG AAGATGGCCGTGAGTTACCTCAGCCTCGAAGACACAGACCAGCTCATTCTGTGGGGGACGATTTCCTTAGCAG GTTTACAAGGAATGCAAATCTGGTTGCATCGGGGGTGGCTAGGAACGTGCGTAGAGTTGGGAACTCCATAAAGGAGACTCTTGATGATGTTCTATACCCCTACCGAAAGCGGCCAAAGTAA
- the LOC126733159 gene encoding protein FMP32, mitochondrial, translating into MAAAAAYRRWGQLGTNSGIRGFGASDLVSSLDKPIYDPSNICLSASVSVSPNRQLHCRHISQLVKSNGKRLFLVDTLALVRRLEGQGVPSKQAEAITAAITEVLNDSVENVSQSFVSKAEMQKIEMIQESNLSKFKSEVQSSQGHHFSLLQHETEKLRNDIEKMRSELRYEIDKVTAGQRLDLNLERGRIRDELANQNAETNNLTNKLDREIHALRAQLEAAKYDVIKYCIGTLVSISAVGLAVLRILM; encoded by the exons ATGGCCGCTGCTGCGGCTTATAGGCGTTGGGGACAATTGGGAACCAATTCGGGGATAAGAGGGTTTGGAGCATCGGATTTGGTGTCTTCTTTGGATAAACCGATATACGATCCCTCAAATATTTGCTTATCGGCTTCAGTTTCGGTTTCGCCAAATAGGCAATTGCATTGTAGACACATTTCTCAGCTTGTGAAATCCAACGGAAAGCGGTTGTTCCTCGTTGACACATTAGCCCTA GTTAGGAGATTAGAAGGGCAAGGCGTGCCATCAAAGCAAGCCGAGGCTATAACGGCTGCTATAACTGAAGTTCTGAATGACAGCGTGGAAAATGTATCTCAGTCATTTGTTTCAAAGGCAGAAATGCAGAag aTTGAAATGATTCAAGAATCCAATCTGTCCAAGTTTAAATCCGAAGTTCAAAGCTCCCAG GGACACCACTTTTCTTTGTTGCAACATGAGACCGAGAAACTTCGTAATGATATAGAGAAGATGCGCAGTGAATTGAG GTATGAGATCGACAAAGTCACTGCTGGGCAGCGGTTGGATTTGAATCTTGAAAGGGG GAGGATACGGGATGAGCTTGCAAACCAGAATGCTGAAACAAATAACCTCACTAATAAACTTGACAGG GAAATTCATGCTTTAAGGGCCCAGTTGGAAGCAGCAAAATATGATGTGATAAAATACTGCATTGGTACTCTTGTTTCCATCTCTGCCGTTGGCCTTGCTGTACTCCGTATTTTGATGTAA
- the LOC126733160 gene encoding uncharacterized protein LOC126733160 isoform X3, with protein sequence MDRSETEREEEAESQRQVKVAKGKSCKGYLYFSSSLKSKARNPRCIGISRALQQAVPGYIVGQTETEASKEGRDLTDFNYGCVGYSVYLDRIGKDRVADNQGPKAEMPVCVGLEILVDRRLSADEPAPASAPAHIHNREDGRELPQPRRHRPAHSVGDDFLSRFTRNANLVASGVARNVRRVGNSIKETLDDVLYPYRKRPK encoded by the exons ATGGATAGGAGtgaaacagagagagaagaagaggcCGAAAGCCAAAGGCAAGTGAAAGTAGCAAAAGGAAAGTCATGCAAGGGATATTTGtatttctcttcctctctcaaaTCCAAAGCTCGCAACCCTCGCTGCATCGGCATCTCTCGCGCCCTCCAACAAG CAGTACCTGGCTACATTGTCGGACAAACGGAGACAGAAGCTTCCAAAGAAGGAAGAGATCTTACCGATTTTAATTACGGTTGTGTTGGTTACTCTGTCTATTTGGATAGGATTGGAAAAGACCGTGTAGCTGATAACCAAGGGCCAAAAGCAGAAATGCCAGTCTGTGTTGGCCTTGAG attttggtggacagAAGACTGTCTGCTGATGAACCTGCTCCAGCTTCTGCTCCTGCTCATATTCATAATAGAGAAG ATGGCCGTGAGTTACCTCAGCCTCGAAGACACAGACCAGCTCATTCTGTGGGGGACGATTTCCTTAGCAG GTTTACAAGGAATGCAAATCTGGTTGCATCGGGGGTGGCTAGGAACGTGCGTAGAGTTGGGAACTCCATAAAGGAGACTCTTGATGATGTTCTATACCCCTACCGAAAGCGGCCAAAGTAA
- the LOC126733160 gene encoding uncharacterized protein LOC126733160 isoform X1, translating into MDRSETEREEEAESQRQVKVAKGKSCKGYLYFSSSLKSKARNPRCIGISRALQQAVPGYIVGQTETEASKEGRDLTDFNYGCVGYSVYLDRIGKDRVADNQGPKAEMPVCVGLEILVDRRLSADEPAPASAPAHIHNREEDGRELPQPRRHRPAHSVGDDFLSRFTRNANLVASGVARNVRRVGNSIKETLDDVLYPYRKRPK; encoded by the exons ATGGATAGGAGtgaaacagagagagaagaagaggcCGAAAGCCAAAGGCAAGTGAAAGTAGCAAAAGGAAAGTCATGCAAGGGATATTTGtatttctcttcctctctcaaaTCCAAAGCTCGCAACCCTCGCTGCATCGGCATCTCTCGCGCCCTCCAACAAG CAGTACCTGGCTACATTGTCGGACAAACGGAGACAGAAGCTTCCAAAGAAGGAAGAGATCTTACCGATTTTAATTACGGTTGTGTTGGTTACTCTGTCTATTTGGATAGGATTGGAAAAGACCGTGTAGCTGATAACCAAGGGCCAAAAGCAGAAATGCCAGTCTGTGTTGGCCTTGAG attttggtggacagAAGACTGTCTGCTGATGAACCTGCTCCAGCTTCTGCTCCTGCTCATATTCATAATAGAGAAG AAGATGGCCGTGAGTTACCTCAGCCTCGAAGACACAGACCAGCTCATTCTGTGGGGGACGATTTCCTTAGCAG GTTTACAAGGAATGCAAATCTGGTTGCATCGGGGGTGGCTAGGAACGTGCGTAGAGTTGGGAACTCCATAAAGGAGACTCTTGATGATGTTCTATACCCCTACCGAAAGCGGCCAAAGTAA